A genome region from Bufo gargarizans isolate SCDJY-AF-19 chromosome 2, ASM1485885v1, whole genome shotgun sequence includes the following:
- the LRTM2 gene encoding leucine-rich repeat and transmembrane domain-containing protein 2 — MVNEGKVLVCSLSLCLASSLFSCPPSCTCNSSSMEVDCSGRGLTSVPTDIPQDTRILLLLNNRISSLSGGPFSNLTALHRLDLSNNFLDLLPSQVFVELVNLTEIRLRNNSIRGLERDLFQGLPQLRRLDLSLNFLSLLPSGLFDDLQTLHWLSLRSNRLQSLERMTFEPLSSLENIQLGDNPWECDCNLRDFKHWMEWFSYRGGKIDELQCTLPKELRGRDIRMVPVEMFSYCSQLEDENSSGPADRPAPPCTKTSPAHAEPEPSPDCPQRQKYRPTSVRRAIGTVIIAGVVCGVVCIMMVVAAAYGCIYASLMAKYHRELKKRQPLMGDAEGEQEEQRQISSVA; from the exons TCCTTGTCTGCTCGCTGTCTCTGTGTCTCGCTTCATCCCTCTTCTCCTGCCCGCCATCTTGTACGTGTAACAGCAGCAGTATGGAGGTGGACTGCAGTGGACGAGGACTCACATCTGtccccacagatatcccccaggACACCCGAATCCTCCTGCTGCTGAACAACCGGATAAGCTCTTTGTCTGGAGGCCCCTTTTCCAATTTGACGGCCTTGCACCGCCTGGATCTCTCCAACAACTTCCTTGACCTGCTGCCATCACAAGTGTTTGTGGAACTGGTCAATCTTACAGAGATCCGCCTTCGCAATAATAGCATTCGTGGCTTGGAACGCGACCTGTTTCAGGGCCTCCCGCAACTTCGTAGACTGGACCTCTCCCTCAATTTCTTGTCCTTGCTGCCCTCGGGATTATTTGACGACCTCCAAACCCTGCACTGGTTGTCCTTACGCTCCAATCGACTTCAGAGTCTGGAAAGGATGACCTTTGAACCTCTAAGTAGCTTGGAGAACATTCAGCTTGGTGACAATCCCTGGGAGTGTGACTGCAACCTCAGAGACTTCAAGCACTGGATGGAGTGGTTCTCTTATCGAG GGGGGAAGATTGACGAGCTGCAGTGCACCCTTCCAAAGgaactgagggggagagacataCGCATGGTTCCTGTAGAGATGTTCAGCTACTGTTCACAGTTAGAGGATGAGAACAGTTCAGGACCTGCTGATAGGCCGGCTCCACCCTGCACCAAAACAAGCCCAGCCCATGCAGAGCCAGAACCGAGTCCAGACTGTCCTCAAAGGCAGAAGTATCGCCCTACAAGTGTCCGGCGAGCTATTGGCACTGTGATCATTGCTGGAGTTGTTTGTGGTGTAGTCTGCATCATGATGGTGGTCGCAGCAGCTTACGGGTGTATCTATGCCTCTCTAATGGCAAAGTACCACCGAGAGTTGAAAAAACGTCAGCCCCTAATGGGTGACGCAGAAGGAGAACAAGAAGAGCAGAGGCAGATTTCATCTGTAGCGTGA